One part of the Janthinobacterium sp. 17J80-10 genome encodes these proteins:
- the rplF gene encoding 50S ribosomal protein L6 has protein sequence MSRVGKMPIALPQGAEVAINAAQISVKGPLGSLTQSLNGLVKVQNDNGTLKFEPVDESREANAMSGTLRALVNNMVTGVTKGFERKLTLVGVGYKAQAQGDKLNLSLGFSHPVVHQMPAGVKVETPTQTEILIKGVDRQRVGQVAAEVRAYRSPEPYKGKGVRYSDEVVIIKETKKK, from the coding sequence ATGTCTCGTGTAGGTAAAATGCCGATCGCACTGCCGCAGGGCGCCGAAGTCGCCATCAACGCAGCGCAGATCTCCGTCAAGGGCCCGCTGGGCAGCCTGACGCAATCGCTTAATGGTCTGGTCAAGGTGCAGAACGACAACGGCACGCTGAAGTTTGAGCCTGTCGACGAAAGCCGTGAAGCCAATGCCATGTCGGGTACCCTGCGTGCTCTGGTCAACAATATGGTTACCGGTGTCACCAAGGGTTTCGAGCGCAAGCTGACCCTGGTTGGCGTCGGTTACAAGGCGCAAGCCCAGGGCGACAAGCTGAACCTGTCGCTGGGGTTTTCGCACCCGGTCGTGCATCAGATGCCGGCTGGCGTGAAGGTTGAAACCCCGACCCAGACCGAAATCCTGATCAAGGGTGTCGATCGTCAGCGCGTCGGTCAAGTGGCCGCCGAAGTTCGTGCTTACCGCAGTCCTGAGCCTTACAAGGGCAAGGGCGTCCGTTATTCGGACGAAGTGGTGATCATCAAAGAAACCAAGAAGAAGTAA